The Candidatus Eisenbacteria bacterium genome includes a region encoding these proteins:
- a CDS encoding cytochrome c produces the protein MSFLKPQRALSLGIAALAAFAFMFALTAQAGPSKGNAAAGKVIYTSKCVVCHKADGTGGVKLTGKPTPNWKLPSTWADPARAKGGDDYLRDCITNGKLKEGMVAWGKSGQLKPAQIEDLIAYIHTLAKKK, from the coding sequence ATGTCGTTTCTGAAGCCCCAGCGTGCCCTGAGCCTCGGGATCGCTGCGCTCGCTGCCTTTGCCTTCATGTTCGCGCTCACCGCCCAGGCCGGCCCCAGCAAGGGCAACGCCGCCGCGGGCAAGGTGATCTACACCTCCAAGTGCGTCGTCTGCCACAAGGCCGACGGGACGGGGGGCGTCAAGCTGACCGGCAAGCCGACCCCGAACTGGAAGCTGCCCAGCACCTGGGCCGACCCCGCGCGCGCCAAGGGTGGTGACGACTACCTGCGCGACTGCATCACCAACGGCAAGCTCAAGGAAGGCATGGTTGCGTGGGGCAAGTCGGGCCAGCTCAAGCCCGCTCAGATCGAGGACCTCATCGCCTACATCCACACGCTCGCGAAGAAGAAGTAG
- the fusA gene encoding elongation factor G, which produces MKEFPTAQIRNVALVAHHGVGKTSLAEAMLFNAKATTRLGRISDGTTLLDHAPDEISRQITIDLGLAQFEWAGHKVNLLDTPGYPDFVGDVYSALRVADAAILVIRASAGVEVGTEVVWEVLKQEKSPILVVVNMMDKEHADFAAAVRSCHDRLGLNAVAVQIPIGEAEQFSGIVDLIENRAWQFTGRGVEEKSQEIPIPAELAERAAAARATLMEEAATGDESLMEKFLSSGELSVEEIRKGLCERVVMCDLAPVFCCSAYHNLGVKEVLDEVADVLPSPLDVHPQKGPSGGDGAVVEIRPEATAPVAATVFKTLAEAHLGELSLIRLWAGHLEPGKELLNTSRARSEKMGTLYHLTGKERSDCKGAAAGDIVAAVKLRETHTGDTLADKARPVKLAAPDFPDPVTAECIRSKNKGDEEKMAQGIARLHEEDPTLARGYEESTREHLVFGMGDLHLEILVERLKKRFGVDVLLSKPHVPYRETIRGKAQDEYRHKKQSGGRGQFGEVHLKVEPLPRGGKFLFVDEIKGGVIPGQYIPAVEKGVVAGMEKGPLAGYPVVDVRVAVFFGKYHDVDSSEMAFKIAAETCFHQVVLKASPVLLEPFSDLEVRVPEEFLGDVMGDMSSRRGKILGTEASGHYQVIKAKVPAAELYKYASHLRSITQGRGMHHAKLSHYEEVPREIAEKVIAAARAEKEAGANA; this is translated from the coding sequence GTGAAAGAGTTCCCCACTGCACAGATCCGGAACGTCGCCCTGGTCGCACACCACGGAGTCGGCAAGACGTCGCTGGCGGAGGCGATGCTCTTCAACGCGAAGGCGACGACCCGGCTGGGGCGGATCTCCGACGGCACCACGCTGCTCGACCACGCCCCCGACGAGATCTCGCGGCAGATCACCATCGACCTGGGACTCGCCCAGTTCGAGTGGGCGGGACACAAGGTCAACCTGCTCGACACGCCGGGGTATCCGGACTTCGTTGGGGACGTCTACAGCGCCCTGAGGGTGGCGGACGCCGCGATCCTCGTGATCCGCGCCAGCGCTGGAGTCGAGGTCGGCACCGAGGTCGTCTGGGAGGTGCTCAAGCAGGAGAAGAGCCCGATCCTGGTCGTCGTGAACATGATGGACAAGGAGCACGCCGACTTCGCGGCGGCGGTCCGCAGCTGTCACGATCGTCTCGGCCTGAACGCGGTGGCGGTGCAGATCCCGATCGGCGAGGCGGAGCAGTTCTCCGGCATCGTGGACCTGATCGAGAACCGGGCGTGGCAGTTCACCGGGCGAGGGGTGGAGGAGAAGAGCCAGGAGATCCCGATTCCGGCCGAGCTCGCGGAACGCGCCGCCGCGGCGCGCGCGACGCTCATGGAGGAGGCCGCGACCGGCGATGAGAGTCTCATGGAGAAGTTCCTCTCGAGCGGCGAGCTGTCGGTCGAGGAGATCCGCAAGGGACTCTGCGAACGGGTCGTGATGTGCGATCTGGCCCCGGTGTTCTGCTGCTCGGCGTACCACAACCTCGGAGTCAAGGAAGTGCTCGACGAGGTCGCGGACGTCCTCCCCTCGCCACTCGACGTCCATCCCCAGAAGGGCCCGAGCGGCGGCGACGGGGCCGTGGTTGAGATCCGGCCCGAGGCCACGGCTCCGGTTGCGGCCACCGTGTTCAAGACGCTGGCCGAAGCACACCTCGGCGAGTTGTCGCTCATTCGTCTCTGGGCCGGGCACCTCGAGCCGGGCAAGGAACTCCTCAACACTTCGCGCGCACGCTCCGAGAAGATGGGCACGCTCTACCACCTGACCGGAAAGGAAAGGTCGGACTGCAAGGGCGCCGCCGCCGGCGACATCGTCGCGGCGGTCAAGCTGCGCGAAACGCACACCGGGGACACGCTGGCCGACAAGGCGCGACCGGTGAAGCTGGCGGCCCCGGACTTTCCCGATCCCGTCACGGCCGAGTGCATCCGCTCGAAGAACAAGGGGGACGAGGAGAAGATGGCGCAGGGCATCGCGCGCCTGCACGAGGAGGATCCGACGCTCGCGCGCGGATACGAGGAGAGCACCCGGGAACACCTCGTCTTCGGCATGGGCGACCTGCACCTCGAGATCCTCGTCGAGCGCCTCAAGAAGCGCTTCGGCGTGGACGTGCTGCTCAGCAAGCCGCACGTTCCGTACCGCGAGACGATCCGCGGCAAGGCGCAGGACGAATACCGCCACAAGAAACAGTCCGGCGGCCGCGGCCAGTTCGGCGAGGTGCACCTCAAGGTCGAGCCGCTTCCGCGTGGCGGGAAGTTCCTGTTCGTGGACGAGATCAAGGGCGGGGTGATTCCCGGGCAATACATTCCCGCCGTCGAGAAGGGCGTCGTCGCCGGCATGGAGAAGGGGCCGCTCGCCGGCTACCCGGTCGTGGACGTGCGGGTCGCGGTGTTCTTCGGCAAGTACCACGACGTGGACTCCTCGGAAATGGCGTTCAAGATCGCGGCCGAGACCTGCTTCCACCAGGTCGTGCTCAAGGCCTCTCCCGTGCTGCTCGAGCCGTTCAGCGACCTCGAAGTGCGCGTGCCGGAGGAGTTCCTCGGCGACGTGATGGGGGACATGTCCTCGCGCCGGGGCAAGATTCTCGGCACCGAAGCGAGCGGCCACTACCAGGTCATCAAGGCCAAGGTTCCCGCCGCCGAGCTCTACAAGTACGCCTCGCACCTGCGCTCGATCACGCAGGGCAGAGGCATGCACCACGCCAAGCTG